A genome region from Deltaproteobacteria bacterium includes the following:
- a CDS encoding cell division protein ZapA produces the protein MGNRIDVNIAGYALTVRTERSEEHMVRLAETLNGRVREIQKQGGTSNYLNIVMLAAMELADEVLMFEERFREVKEQVE, from the coding sequence ATGGGGAACCGGATCGACGTCAATATCGCCGGGTACGCCTTGACCGTCCGGACCGAGCGGTCTGAGGAGCACATGGTGCGCTTGGCCGAGACGCTGAACGGAAGGGTCCGGGAGATCCAGAAACAGGGCGGCACCTCGAACTACCTGAACATCGTCATGCTCGCGGCGATGGAGCTTGCCGACGAGGTCCTGATGTTCGAGGAGCGGTTCCGGGAAGTGAAGGAGCAGGTCGAGG
- the ftsY gene encoding signal recognition particle-docking protein FtsY, which yields MSDQSDTPGGGMFSRLKAGLAKTRELLLMNVGAIARGIGPVDANVLDQLEEALILADVGAELSQEYVGALRAAWRRGELPDTDTLRARLRGMVADTLAPRMIPLKVVPPYPFVILVVGVNGVGKTTTIGKMASGLRAEGRTVLLAAADTFRAAAIEQLAVWAERAGADIVRHKEGADSSAVAFDAVRAAKARGTDVVLVDTAGRLHTKSHLMEEVRKVVRVIGKEIPGAPHEVLLVLDATSGRNAIAQAKTFEEFTGVTGIALTKLDGTAKGGVVLSVTREIAAPIRYIGVGEKADDLRPFNARDFAEALF from the coding sequence GCGGCGGCATGTTCTCCCGGCTGAAGGCGGGCCTGGCCAAGACACGCGAGCTCCTCCTCATGAACGTCGGCGCCATCGCGCGCGGGATCGGGCCCGTGGACGCGAACGTCCTCGACCAGCTTGAGGAGGCGTTGATCCTCGCCGACGTGGGGGCGGAGCTTTCGCAGGAATACGTCGGTGCGCTGCGCGCCGCGTGGCGTCGCGGGGAACTCCCGGACACGGACACGCTCCGGGCCCGTTTGCGGGGGATGGTGGCGGACACCCTCGCCCCCCGCATGATCCCGTTGAAGGTGGTTCCGCCGTACCCGTTCGTCATCCTCGTCGTCGGCGTGAACGGCGTGGGAAAGACGACCACGATCGGGAAGATGGCGAGCGGACTTCGCGCGGAGGGGCGCACCGTCCTCCTCGCGGCCGCGGACACCTTCCGGGCCGCGGCGATCGAGCAGCTCGCCGTGTGGGCCGAGCGCGCGGGGGCGGACATCGTCCGTCACAAGGAAGGGGCGGACTCCTCGGCCGTGGCGTTCGACGCCGTGCGGGCGGCGAAGGCCAGGGGGACCGACGTGGTCCTCGTCGACACCGCGGGGCGGCTCCACACCAAGTCCCACCTGATGGAAGAGGTGCGAAAGGTCGTCCGGGTGATCGGAAAGGAGATCCCCGGGGCTCCCCACGAAGTGCTGCTCGTCCTCGACGCGACCAGCGGGCGCAACGCCATCGCGCAGGCGAAGACGTTCGAGGAATTCACCGGTGTGACGGGCATTGCGCTCACCAAGCTCGACGGGACGGCGAAGGGGGGAGTCGTCCTCTCCGTGACCAGGGAGATCGCCGCTCCGATCCGTTACATCGGCGTCGGCGAAAAAGCGGACGACCTGCGTCCGTTCAACGCCCGGGACTTCGCCGAAGCGCTCTTCTGA